In Schizosaccharomyces osmophilus chromosome 2, complete sequence, the following proteins share a genomic window:
- the gpn2 gene encoding conserved GTPase Gpn2: MPFGQVVVGPPGSGKSTYCFGMHQFLSAIGRQCIIVNLDPANDFMSYPCTIDIRKVIDIETIQSNYDLGPNGALIFAMETIEYHVDWLCEELESHKDAYVIIDCPGQVELFTDHDSLQKIISTLSKRIDFRPVVVQLVDSFCCTDPAAYISALLVCLKGMLQLDLPHINVLSKADLLSSYAALPMNLDFYTNVEDLSYLTPILDRDPRLLRYSQLNKTICELIEEFGLVSFEVLAVENKASMLHLLQKIDQAGGYAFGSTEVGGDIVWANAVRQGGDPLQDVSPQERWIDRKEEYDRYEREMEEKYLEENQKGNEEEESI; encoded by the coding sequence ATGCCATTCGGTCAAGTAGTTGTAGGTCCGCCTGGTTCTGGTAAATCAACTTATTGCTTTGGCATGCATCAATTTCTCTCTGCTATTGGTAGGCAATGTATAATTGTGAATTTGGACCCAGCGAACGACTTTATGAGCTATCCTTGCACAATTGATATCCGAAAAGTGATTGACATTGAAACCATTCAAAGCAATTACGATTTAGGACCGAATGGTGCTCTGATTTTTGCAATGGAAACCATAGAATACCATGTCGATTGGCTATGCGAAGAATTGGAATCACATAAAGATGCATACGTTATTATCGACTGTCCTGGACAGGTCGAGCTATTTACCGATCATGACTcccttcaaaaaattatctCTACCTTATCAAAGCGTATTGATTTCCGTCCAGTAGTGGTTCAGCTCGTTGACTCGTTTTGTTGCACTGATCCTGCTGCATACATTAGTGCTCTTTTGGTTTGCTTGAAGGGAATGCTTCAATTGGACTTGCCTCATATTAATGTTCTATCGAAAGCTGATTTACTTTCGAGTTATGCAGCGTTACCCATGAACCTAGATTTTTATACCAATGTGGAAGATCTTTCTTACCTTACTCCCATCCTTGACCGTGATCCGCGGCTCCTACGCTATAGTCAGCTAAACAAAACTATTTGTGAATTGATTGAAGAGTTCGGACTTGTGTCTTTTGAGGTCCTTGCTGTTGAAAATAAGGCTAGCATGCTccatttgcttcaaaaaattgacCAAGCCGGGGGATATGCTTTTGGATCAACCGAAGTCGGAGGTGATATAGTATGGGCAAATGCTGTCAGACAAGGAGGTGATCCTTTGCAGGACGTCTCGCCTCAAGAACGCTGGATAGAtcgaaaagaagaatatgaTAGATACGAACGTGagatggaagaaaaatatttggaagaaaatcaaaaaggaaatgaagaagaagaatccaTCTGA
- the gwt1 gene encoding pig-W produces the protein MSRNLEKELFVSGTTGSSVLETTVMICIGFACCVLWTSMKVRKILPAQGFASFFFEFCIFGLVPLLAMHISGKVHPVVLTLAFLVPSVFLHFASPVNWDYLKRFRNNKGKASADYAKFDRRIASVTFYRSQMMLATITCILAVDFPFFPRKHAKVETWGISLMDFGVGSFMFSSGTVAGRKNDIQHPGAFRKVLFNASILFLLGVFRIFLTKGIEYQEHVTEYGVHWNFFFTLSFMSVTIFIIRKALSKLSYFYLATSVTLIHLFLLVCTPFQKWVLVAPRTSLISQNKEGIASLLGYTSIFLYGMHAGSIILVDRPRLYTRAESWKRFQKLIFPLLSLITLYFVSGFFTNGISRRLANTPYVTLVAFVNMLTLCSYLLYDAYVFPPSFSYSDRVPRILENANNNGLFVFLLGNLLTGLVNILVDTLHSSNFKGLLILTAYLLIICYGTSKLQECGIRFRI, from the exons ATGTCTCGAAACttagaaaaagagttgTTTGTCTCGGGTACGACTGGTTCCAGCGTCCTTGAGACGACAGTGATGATATGCATCGGTTTTGCTTGTTGTGTGCTTTGGACATCGATGAAAGTCCGGAAAATACTTCCTGCCCAAGGATTTGcgagctttttttttgaattctgCATTTTTGGGCTCGTTCCTCTGTTAGCTATGCATATTTCGGGAAAGGTTCATCCTGTGGTCTTAACCCTAGCTTTCCTAGTCCCTTCTGTGTTCCTTCATTTTGCCAGTCCAGTAAATTGGGATTACTTAAAAAGATTTCGAAACAACAAGGGAAAGGCAAGTGCTGACTATGCTAAATTCGATCGTCGTATCGCTTCCGTGACATTTTATCGTTCGCAAATGATGCTTGCAACTATAACTTGTATTCTTGCAGTAgactttcctttcttcCCAAGAAAGCATGCAAAGGTAGAAACCTGGGGAATCTCCCTCATGGATTTCGGTGTGGGCTCTTTTATGTTCTCCTCTGGTACCGTTGCTGGCCGGAAAAATGATATCCAACATCCTGGAGCATTTCGAAAAGTGCTTTTCAATGcttctattttgtttttactaGGTGTTTTTCGGATCTTTTTGACCAAAGGAATCGAGTATCAAGAACATGTCACGGAATATGGCGTCCattggaattttttctttacacTAAGCTTCATGTCAGTTACGATATTTATAATTCGAAAGGCTCTCTCAAAACTTTCTTACTTCTATCTTGCTACATCAGTAACTCTGAtccatctttttttgttggtttGTACGCCTTTCCAGAAATGGGTATTAGTGGCTCCCCGTACAAGTTTAATATctcaaaataaagaaggGATTGCATCTTTGTTGGGTTACACATCGATTTTCTTGTACGGAATGCATGCTGGAAGCATAATACTTGTTGACCGACCACGACTGTATACTCGCGCAGAGTCATGGAAACGATTCCAAAAGCTTATATTCCCGTTACTTTCCTTGATAACTTTGTACTTTGTTTCTGGTTTCTTTACAAACGGGATCTCCCGTAGACTCGCAAACACGCCTTATGTAACTCTAGTCGCTTTTGTAAACATGCTTACCTTGTGTTCGTACTTATTATATGATGCATACGTATTCCCaccatctttttcttattcagATCGTGTTCCTAGAATCTTagaaaatgcaaacaaTAAcggtttgtttgtttttcttttg GGAAATCTTCTTACTGGTTTAGTAAATATTCTCGTTGACACATTGCATAGTAGCAATTTTAAAGGATTGCTTATACTTACTGCTTACCTTCTCATTATTTGTTATGGAACTAGTAAACTTCAAGAGTGTGGAATTCGCTTTAGAATTtaa
- the jac1 gene encoding mitochondrial (2Fe-2S) cluster assembly co-chaperone Jac1, which translates to MFRLQAKGFKTAISLQKPALRETFTKFPVRRSLFSFQGCRKGLYSTSSKEGKESYFEMFDCDPSTLQKNPFEIDTGALRSIYLKKIKIHHPDVAKGVDSNSSQLKSAELTRAYNTLMVPLSRAEYILQQKGISTDSENISDKDPEFLMQIMDVHEEISSNRDSPEKIEQLMSENNGRKSEEIQKISVAMSNADWELAALHVSRLRYWNTVDRILREL; encoded by the coding sequence ATGTTTAGATTACAAGCGAAAGGCTTCAAAACCGCCATTAGCTTACAGAAACCTGCTTTACGTGAAACTTTCACAAAATTTCCTGTTAGGCGCAGTCTTTTTAGTTTCCAAGGATGTCGTAAAGGATTGTACAGTACTTCCAGCAAGGAAGGCAAAGAGTCGTATTTCGAAATGTTTGATTGCGACCCTTCAACGTTGCAAAAGAATCCATTTGAAATAGACACTGGAGCCCTACGATCTAtatatttaaagaaaattaagaTCCACCATCCAGATGTTGCCAAAGGGGTGGATTCTAATAGTTCTCAGTTGAAATCTGCTGAACTTACAAGGGCTTATAATACCCTGATGGTACCATTAAGCAGGGCTGAATATATTTTGcaacaaaaaggaatctCTACAGATTCGGAAAATATCTCTGATAAGGATCCAGAGTTCTTGATGCAAATTATGGACGTTCACGAGGAGATTTCATCCAACAGAGACTCTCCTGAGAAGATTGAACAGCTGATGAGCGAGAACAATGGTCGTAAAAGTgaagaaatacaaaaaataagtgTTGCAATGTCGAATGCTGACTGGGAATTGGCTGCACTGCATGTTAGTCGATTGAGATACTGGAATACTGTTGACAGAATCCTTCGTGAGCTTTGA
- the sfc2 gene encoding transcription factor TFIIIA → MDREIEAKSQEGMKMAYACPFEECNKYYSRPSLLEQHLRTHSNERPYICEHSGCGKSFFRNSHLKSHQRSHTNIKPFTCGYEGCSSSFYTLQHLLRHEVIHKKPRPYFCTWEGCPERFAKHQQLRLHIANEHTHSSPFPCTVAGCAQGFATKQRLQNHIDRIHEKIVTYKCPHESCLDNPGFEKWSQLQGHIREAHVPTCYICKRRFRSAAHLRHHVALHMTTLEERKCLKCSYEGCSKSFTRGSALRKHVHVTHEGVLPFSCPNCGMKFGYKHMLQRHSEKSKCLESSASQEDATSRQNLPVIPADDREINLSHTTSDIEQVVNQLTGYGYEGNRLFPCPVPGCEFRFKRLYDLQRHATSCHELSTTEESTPNVEAVSSYPLS, encoded by the exons ATGGATAGAGAGATCGAAGCTAAATCACAGGAGGGAATGAAAATGGCTTATGCTTGCCCATTTGAGGAGTGCAACAAATACTACTCAAGACCTTCACTGTTAGAACAACACCTTCGTACACATTCGAATGAG CGTCCATACATTTGTGAGCATTCAGGATGTGGaaaatctttctttcgtAACTCTCATTTGAAATCTCACCAACGTTCTCACACGAATATTAAGCCATTTACTTGTGGCTATGAAGGttgctcttcttcattctaTACGCTTCAGCATCTTTTACGACATGAAGTTATCCACAAAAAACCTAGGCCATACTTTTGTACTTGGGAGGGTTGTCCAGAGCGGTTTGCAAAGCATCAACAATTACGCTTGCACATAGCGAATGAACATACTCATTCATCACCTTTTCCTTGCACCGTTGCAGGATGTGCTCAAGGATTTGCGACGAAACAGAGACTTCAAAACCACATCGATCGTATTCACGAAAAAATAGTGACCTACAAATGTCCTCACGAGTCTTGCCTTGATAATCCtggttttgaaaaatggaGTCAATTACAAGGACATATTCGCGAAGCTCACGTGCCTACTTGCTACATTTGTAAAAGACGGTTTCGCAGCGCGGCTCATCTTCGACACCATGTTGCTCTTCATATGACAACTCTCGAAGAAAGGAAGTGTCTTAAATGCTCTTACGAAGGATGCTCCAAATCGTTTACTAGAGGGTCTGCATTGCGAAAGCATGTTCATGTAACACACGAAGGTGTATTACCTTTCTCTTGCCCTAATTGCGGAATGAAATTTGGATACAAACATATGTTACAAAGGCATAGtgagaaaagcaaatgtcTTGAATCAAGTGCTTCTCAAGAAGATGCAACAAGCAGACAAAACTTACCAGTTATCCCGGCTGATGACAGAGAGATAAATTTGTCGCATACCACTTCTGATATCGAGCAGGTTGTAAATCAACTCACGGGATACGGCTACGAAGGTAATCGCCTCTTTCCTTGCCCAGTTCCTGGATGTGAGTTCCGATTTAAAAGACTTTATGATCTTCAAAGACATGCGACTTCATGTCATGAATTATCTACGACTGAGGAAAGTACGCCAAATGTAGAGGCAGTGTCCTCCTACCCACTATCGTGa